The following proteins are encoded in a genomic region of Vibrio tasmaniensis:
- the rseP gene encoding sigma E protease regulator RseP: MSGILWNFASFIVALGILVAVHEFGHFWVARRCGVKVEKFSIGFGKSIWSKVGRDGTEYSLSVIPLGGYVKMLDGRVDDLSEDEQQYAFDKKPLWKRTAIVGAGPAFNFIFAVFAYWLVFLIGVPAVKPVIGEVTPQSIVAQAGIESGMELKSISGIKTADWESVNLGLISHIGDESMTVTVSSQDDIGFEQQIILDISDWSFNPETESAMTTLGFRPYSPEISTVLAQVIDDGAAYSAGLEAGDKIVEVNGQPIEQWKSVVELIRANPMTSLDLVVLRNGAEQSLIMTPKSRELSDGSTIGYAGIAPEVAEWPEDYRFELQFGVIESVGKAFDKTGQIIGLTLTMLKKLIVGDVGLNNLSGPISIAKGAGATADYGLVYFLGFLALISVNLGIINLVPLPMLDGGHLLFFAIEAVTRKPVPEKVQEMGYRVGGAILFSLMALAIFNDFTRL; this comes from the coding sequence ATGAGTGGAATTCTGTGGAACTTCGCATCCTTTATTGTAGCGCTTGGTATTCTGGTCGCTGTTCATGAATTTGGACACTTCTGGGTTGCTCGTCGCTGCGGTGTGAAAGTAGAAAAATTCTCGATTGGTTTTGGTAAGTCGATCTGGAGTAAAGTTGGCCGTGATGGAACGGAATACAGCTTGTCAGTCATTCCATTGGGCGGCTACGTTAAGATGCTTGATGGTCGTGTTGATGACCTTTCAGAAGACGAACAGCAATACGCTTTTGATAAGAAACCGTTGTGGAAACGAACGGCGATTGTGGGAGCCGGTCCAGCATTCAATTTTATATTTGCCGTGTTCGCATATTGGCTGGTTTTTTTGATTGGTGTTCCTGCGGTTAAGCCTGTGATTGGAGAGGTAACGCCTCAATCTATCGTGGCACAAGCCGGAATTGAAAGTGGAATGGAACTTAAATCTATTTCAGGAATCAAAACCGCAGATTGGGAATCAGTAAACTTGGGTTTGATATCACATATTGGTGATGAGTCCATGACAGTAACGGTTTCTTCTCAAGACGACATCGGCTTTGAACAACAGATAATATTGGATATTTCTGATTGGTCGTTCAACCCAGAAACTGAGTCAGCAATGACAACGCTTGGTTTTAGACCGTATTCTCCAGAAATATCGACAGTACTCGCTCAAGTTATTGATGACGGTGCCGCATATTCTGCAGGGCTAGAGGCTGGCGACAAAATTGTTGAAGTTAATGGTCAGCCTATTGAGCAGTGGAAGTCGGTAGTCGAGTTAATTCGCGCAAACCCGATGACGTCATTAGACCTTGTTGTGTTGAGAAATGGTGCTGAGCAGTCATTGATTATGACGCCAAAAAGCCGAGAGCTTTCTGATGGTTCTACAATTGGCTATGCGGGTATTGCTCCCGAAGTCGCAGAATGGCCAGAAGATTATCGCTTTGAGTTACAATTTGGTGTAATTGAGTCTGTAGGAAAAGCATTTGATAAAACAGGTCAAATCATAGGTTTGACGCTGACAATGCTTAAGAAGCTCATCGTTGGTGATGTTGGCTTAAATAACTTGAGTGGCCCAATTTCAATTGCTAAAGGCGCAGGGGCAACCGCCGATTACGGTTTGGTTTACTTCCTAGGTTTTTTGGCTCTGATTAGTGTTAACTTGGGGATTATTAATTTGGTTCCGCTGCCTATGCTTGATGGCGGACATTTGCTCTTTTTCGCTATTGAGGCCGTTACTCGTAAACCTGTACCTGAAAAAGTTCAAGAAATGGGATACAGAGTAGGAGGCGCAATCCTCTTCTCTTTGATGGCTCTGGCAATATTTAATGATTTTACTCGTCTGTGA
- the ispC gene encoding 1-deoxy-D-xylulose-5-phosphate reductoisomerase, whose translation MRNLTILGATGSIGASTLKVVEQNPDLYSVVAMAAGSNVEKMLALVEKWQPSYVAMACPDAASKLTEVLSANYPNIKVLSGSEGMCQVASLDEVDTVMAAIVGAAGLLPTMAAVKAGKRILLANKEALVMSGQLFIDAVEKYGAELLPVDSEHNAIFQCLPQNVQTKLGRCDLEENGINHILLTGSGGPFRYTDVAELDSVTPVRAIAHPNWSMGPKISVDSATMMNKGLEYIEAKWLFNASQEQLKVIIHPQSVIHSMVQYKDGSVLAQMGEPDMATPIALTMSYPERTEAGVKPLDFTKVGELTFLEPDLTRYPCLRLAIEACYLGQHATTAINAANEIAVDAFLNNQVKFTDIAIINEHVMSKVCEQHNSEGLDSLESLLELDNMSRQIAIQFIKEQLA comes from the coding sequence ATGCGAAATCTAACTATCCTTGGCGCTACCGGCTCAATTGGTGCAAGTACACTAAAAGTCGTTGAACAAAACCCAGATCTCTATTCGGTCGTAGCAATGGCTGCTGGCTCGAATGTTGAAAAGATGCTGGCGTTAGTTGAAAAGTGGCAACCAAGCTATGTTGCTATGGCTTGCCCTGATGCAGCATCTAAGCTGACTGAAGTGTTGTCTGCAAATTACCCAAACATCAAAGTTCTTTCTGGTTCTGAAGGCATGTGTCAGGTCGCTTCTCTAGATGAAGTGGACACGGTAATGGCTGCGATTGTGGGAGCGGCAGGTTTGCTTCCTACAATGGCTGCGGTTAAGGCTGGTAAGCGTATTTTACTTGCTAATAAAGAAGCCTTGGTGATGTCTGGACAGTTGTTTATCGACGCCGTGGAAAAGTACGGTGCTGAACTGCTTCCTGTCGACAGTGAGCACAATGCTATCTTTCAATGCTTACCTCAGAATGTGCAAACCAAGCTAGGCCGTTGTGATTTAGAAGAGAACGGTATCAACCATATTCTTTTGACCGGCTCTGGTGGTCCTTTTCGCTATACGGATGTTGCAGAGTTAGATTCGGTAACACCGGTTCGCGCTATTGCACACCCAAACTGGTCAATGGGCCCTAAGATCTCTGTCGACTCAGCAACTATGATGAATAAAGGCTTAGAGTACATTGAGGCTAAGTGGCTATTTAATGCCTCTCAAGAGCAGTTGAAAGTGATTATTCATCCTCAGTCTGTGATTCATTCTATGGTTCAGTACAAGGATGGCTCGGTACTGGCTCAAATGGGCGAGCCCGATATGGCGACCCCAATCGCATTGACGATGTCTTACCCAGAACGTACGGAAGCGGGGGTTAAGCCTCTGGATTTCACCAAAGTGGGCGAGCTTACCTTCTTAGAGCCCGATTTAACTCGTTACCCATGTTTGAGATTAGCCATTGAGGCGTGTTATTTGGGTCAGCATGCAACAACCGCAATTAATGCGGCAAACGAAATTGCAGTCGATGCTTTCTTGAACAATCAAGTGAAGTTTACCGATATTGCTATCATTAACGAGCATGTTATGAGCAAAGTATGTGAACAACATAACTCTGAGGGCTTAGATAGCTTGGAAAGCCTTCTCGAGCTCGATAATATGTCTCGTCAAATAGCCATTCAATTTATAAAAGAGCAGCTAGCATGA
- a CDS encoding phosphatidate cytidylyltransferase, with the protein MKQRIITALILAPLVILGIFELSLPTFILSLAVISLLGFWEWTQFVESKSRYLALIPTVVVSAASFAFIPFDAFSLNNLSSVHYAILTIGSIWWVIASGMAVTYPKSMPAWKDSSILRHAFGVLTLLPFFWSVVILRANGIDVDPYHGAKLVMFVCLLVWAADSGAYFSGKSFGKRKMAPAVSPNKTIEGLIGGIITAVIVAWIFADLFDIQFTSPLQMIVITLVTVVISVLGDLVESMFKRVSGVKDSSNLIPGHGGILDRIDSLTAAFPVFALLYLAF; encoded by the coding sequence TTGAAACAACGAATTATTACGGCGTTGATTTTAGCTCCCCTAGTTATTCTAGGTATTTTCGAGTTATCACTTCCCACATTTATTCTTTCACTAGCGGTAATCTCGCTACTGGGCTTTTGGGAGTGGACTCAGTTTGTTGAAAGCAAATCGCGTTATTTAGCCTTGATTCCAACAGTTGTGGTAAGTGCTGCGAGTTTTGCTTTTATCCCTTTTGATGCATTTAGCCTTAACAACTTATCGAGTGTTCACTACGCCATTCTAACGATTGGTTCGATTTGGTGGGTAATCGCAAGTGGTATGGCAGTGACTTATCCCAAGTCTATGCCTGCATGGAAAGACTCATCCATTCTTCGTCACGCATTTGGCGTGCTGACTCTGCTACCCTTCTTCTGGAGTGTGGTTATCCTGCGTGCTAACGGTATCGATGTTGATCCTTACCACGGCGCAAAATTGGTGATGTTCGTTTGCTTGCTTGTTTGGGCAGCAGACAGTGGAGCTTATTTTTCAGGAAAGAGCTTTGGCAAGCGCAAGATGGCCCCTGCGGTGAGTCCTAATAAAACGATTGAAGGTCTTATTGGTGGCATCATTACAGCAGTGATCGTGGCCTGGATCTTTGCTGACTTGTTTGATATCCAATTCACAAGTCCTCTTCAAATGATTGTTATCACTCTGGTGACCGTCGTTATTTCTGTTCTTGGTGATCTTGTTGAAAGCATGTTTAAACGTGTTTCTGGGGTCAAAGACAGCAGTAATCTGATTCCTGGTCATGGTGGTATACTTGATAGAATAGATAGCTTAACGGCTGCATTCCCTGTCTTTGCTCTGCTTTATTTAGCATTCTAA
- a CDS encoding isoprenyl transferase yields the protein MHNSQAFTDSLPKHIAIIMDGNGRWAKAQGKPRVFGHKNGVQAVRKTISSAARLGIKAVTLFAFSSENWRRPEEEVGLLMELFISVLSSEVKKLHKNNLQLRVIGDKSRFNARLQKKIEEAEALTSTNTGMVINIAANYGGKWDIQQAMTSIAQQVKSGDINVEDIDEAMITQHLTMSDIPEVDLLIRTSGECRISNFMLWQLAYAEMYFTEQFWPDFNEDSLVEAVTWFVNRERRFGCTGEQIKALMDS from the coding sequence ATGCATAATTCTCAAGCGTTCACAGACTCTCTTCCTAAGCATATTGCTATCATTATGGATGGCAATGGTCGCTGGGCAAAAGCTCAAGGTAAGCCTCGTGTCTTTGGCCATAAAAATGGCGTTCAAGCCGTTCGAAAAACCATATCTTCAGCTGCCAGACTTGGCATTAAAGCCGTAACTCTTTTTGCTTTTAGTAGCGAAAATTGGCGTCGTCCTGAAGAAGAAGTGGGTCTCTTGATGGAGCTGTTTATTTCAGTGCTGTCGAGTGAAGTAAAAAAGCTTCATAAAAATAATCTACAACTTCGTGTTATTGGTGATAAAAGTCGTTTTAATGCGCGACTACAAAAGAAAATAGAAGAAGCGGAAGCTTTGACTAGCACCAATACGGGTATGGTTATTAATATTGCGGCTAACTACGGCGGTAAGTGGGATATCCAGCAAGCGATGACTTCGATTGCTCAACAGGTTAAGTCTGGCGATATTAATGTAGAAGACATTGATGAAGCTATGATTACACAGCACCTGACTATGTCAGATATTCCAGAAGTCGATCTACTTATCCGCACCAGTGGCGAGTGCCGCATTAGTAACTTTATGCTTTGGCAATTGGCTTACGCCGAAATGTATTTCACTGAACAATTCTGGCCAGACTTTAATGAAGACAGCTTAGTAGAAGCTGTGACTTGGTTTGTAAACCGCGAGCGTCGTTTTGGATGCACAGGTGAGCAAATTAAAGCTCTGATGGACAGTTAA
- the frr gene encoding ribosome recycling factor — protein MINEIKKDAQERMVKSVDALKNSLQKIRTGRAHPSLLSGLTVEYYGAPTPLTQVANVIAEDARTLAITVFDKTLTPLVEKAIMTSDLGLNPMSAGTVIRVPLPPLTEERRKDLVKIVRGEAEGGRVAIRNIRRDANGDLKALLKDKEISEDEDRKAQDEIQKLTDAAVKNVDEVLAVKEKELMEV, from the coding sequence GTGATTAACGAAATCAAAAAAGACGCTCAAGAGCGCATGGTAAAAAGTGTTGATGCACTAAAAAACAGCCTACAAAAAATCCGTACAGGCCGTGCTCACCCGAGCCTACTTTCTGGTCTTACCGTTGAGTACTACGGTGCACCAACGCCTTTGACTCAAGTAGCTAACGTTATTGCTGAAGACGCACGTACACTAGCAATTACAGTGTTTGATAAAACACTGACTCCTCTTGTTGAAAAAGCAATCATGACTTCTGACCTAGGCTTAAACCCTATGTCTGCAGGTACGGTTATTCGCGTTCCACTTCCACCGCTAACGGAAGAGCGTCGTAAAGACCTAGTTAAAATCGTTCGTGGCGAAGCTGAAGGTGGCCGTGTTGCTATCCGTAACATCCGTCGTGACGCGAATGGCGATCTAAAAGCGCTTCTTAAAGACAAAGAAATTTCAGAAGACGAAGATCGTAAAGCACAAGACGAAATTCAAAAGCTAACTGACGCTGCGGTTAAGAACGTAGACGAAGTTCTAGCAGTTAAAGAAAAAGAGTTGATGGAAGTTTAA
- the pyrH gene encoding UMP kinase produces MTTNPKPAYQRILLKLSGEALQGEEGFGIDPTILDRMAQEVKELVELGVQVGVVIGGGNLFRGAGLAEAGMNRVVGDHMGMLATVMNGLAMRDALHRAYVNARVMSAIPLKGVCDDYNWADAISQLRQGRVVIFSAGTGNPFFTTDSAACLRGIEIEADVVLKATKVDGVFTADPVANPDAELYDTLSYNTILEKELKVMDLAAFTLARDHKMPIRVFNMNKPGALRRVVMGETEGTLISDAD; encoded by the coding sequence ATGACTACGAACCCTAAACCAGCGTATCAACGTATTCTGTTAAAACTTAGCGGTGAAGCGCTACAAGGCGAAGAAGGTTTTGGTATTGACCCAACGATCCTTGATCGTATGGCTCAAGAAGTAAAAGAATTAGTTGAACTAGGCGTTCAAGTTGGTGTTGTTATCGGTGGTGGTAACCTATTCCGTGGCGCAGGCCTAGCAGAAGCGGGTATGAACCGTGTTGTTGGTGACCACATGGGTATGCTTGCAACGGTAATGAACGGCCTTGCAATGCGTGACGCTCTACACCGTGCTTACGTAAATGCACGTGTAATGTCAGCAATTCCTCTTAAAGGTGTGTGTGACGACTACAACTGGGCAGACGCAATCAGCCAACTACGTCAAGGTCGTGTTGTGATCTTCTCTGCTGGTACGGGTAACCCATTCTTTACTACAGACTCTGCTGCATGTTTACGCGGTATCGAAATCGAAGCTGACGTAGTTCTAAAAGCAACAAAAGTAGATGGTGTATTTACTGCTGACCCAGTAGCAAACCCAGACGCAGAGTTGTATGATACGTTGTCTTACAACACAATTCTTGAGAAAGAATTGAAAGTAATGGACTTGGCTGCATTTACGCTAGCACGTGACCACAAAATGCCAATCCGTGTATTTAACATGAATAAACCAGGCGCACTACGTCGCGTGGTTATGGGTGAAACTGAAGGTACATTAATCAGCGACGCTGACTAA
- the tsf gene encoding translation elongation factor Ts gives MATVTAALVKELRERTAAGMMECKKALVAAEGDIELAIENMRKSGAAKAAKKAGNVAAEGAIIIKEEAGVAALLEVNCQTDFVAKDAGFLAFANEVAEVALAERLDIVALQAKFEDARIALVTKIGENISIRRVELVEGVALASYRHGEKIGVVVAGEGEAETLKHIAMHVAASKPEYVNPSDVPADVVEKEKAVQVEIAMNEGKPQEIAEKMVIGRMKKFTGEVSLTGQAFIMEPKKTVADILKEKGASVTTFVRLEVGEGIEKAAEMSFADEVAAVQKG, from the coding sequence ATGGCAACTGTAACTGCAGCTCTAGTTAAAGAACTTCGTGAACGCACAGCTGCGGGCATGATGGAATGTAAAAAAGCGCTTGTTGCTGCTGAAGGCGACATCGAGCTAGCAATTGAAAACATGCGTAAATCTGGCGCAGCGAAAGCAGCTAAAAAAGCTGGTAACGTTGCTGCTGAAGGCGCAATCATCATTAAAGAAGAAGCTGGCGTTGCTGCTCTTCTTGAAGTGAACTGCCAAACTGATTTCGTAGCTAAAGATGCAGGTTTCCTTGCATTCGCTAACGAAGTTGCTGAAGTTGCTCTAGCTGAACGTCTAGACATCGTTGCACTTCAAGCTAAGTTTGAAGACGCTCGTATCGCTCTAGTAACTAAGATCGGTGAGAACATCAGCATCCGTCGCGTTGAGCTTGTTGAAGGTGTTGCACTAGCTTCTTACCGTCACGGCGAGAAAATCGGTGTTGTTGTTGCTGGTGAAGGCGAAGCTGAAACGCTTAAGCACATCGCTATGCACGTTGCTGCTTCTAAGCCTGAGTACGTTAACCCATCTGACGTACCTGCTGACGTAGTAGAAAAAGAAAAAGCTGTTCAAGTTGAAATCGCTATGAACGAAGGCAAACCACAAGAGATCGCTGAGAAAATGGTTATCGGCCGTATGAAGAAATTCACGGGCGAAGTATCTCTTACTGGTCAAGCTTTCATCATGGAACCTAAGAAAACTGTTGCTGACATTCTTAAAGAGAAAGGCGCATCAGTTACTACCTTCGTTCGTTTAGAAGTTGGTGAAGGTATCGAGAAAGCAGCTGAAATGAGCTTCGCAGACGAAGTTGCAGCGGTACAAAAAGGTTAA